The region TGCAGGTGGAATTGCAACTCCAGCAGATGCTGCGTTAATGATGCAGTTAGGTGCTGATGGTGTATTCGTTGGATCTGGTATTTTTAAATCGGATAATCCAGAAAAATTTGCTCGTGCAATTGTAGAAGCTACTACTCACTATCAAGATTACAAGCTAATTGCTGAGCTTTCAAAGGGATTAGGTACTGCAATGAAAGGTATTGAAATCTCTACATTAGATGCTTCTCAGCGTATGCAAGAGCGCGGCTGGTAAAAGGGAGATTAAAGTAATGGTTAAAGTAGGAGTGCTAGGACTACAAGGTGCAGTAAGAGAACATGTGAAAGCACTTCAAGAATCAGGTGCAGAAGCATTCGTTATTAAACGGGTTGAACAGTTAGATGATATAGATGGTCTTGTTTTACCAGGCGGTGAATCAACTACGATGCGACGCTTAATGGATCTTTATGGATTCATGGATGCGCTTAAAGATTTTGCAGAGCAAGGGAAACCTATCTTCGGAACTTGTGCTGGGATGATTTTACTTGCATCTGATATTGAAGGCCAAGATGATGCTCATCTTAAGCTAATCGACATGAAAGTGGCGAGAAATGCGTTTGGTCGTCAAGTAGATAGTTTTGAAGTTGATCTACCTGTTAAAGGTGTAGGCAATGATTTTAATGCGGTATTCATCCGTGCTCCATATGTAATAAGTGTTGGAGAGGAAACGGAAGTACTTGCAACATACAATGATAATATTGTTGCTGTACAACAAGGGACTTTCCTTGCTGCTGCTTTTCATCCAGAATTGACGGAAGACTATCGTATGCATGAATATTTTGTAGATATGGTGAAAACAATAAAAGAAGACACTTGCCAATTTTTATAAAATATAGTACATTACTTAATAACTTAATTTAACAATAAAAAAGCGTTGACAGGAACTAGTAGCAAAATTATCTTCGCCAAGAGAGTCGGTGGTTGGTGCGAACCGATGCAAGAGTTTTGTGAATCCATCCTCGAGCAAAATGCTGAACATTTAAAGTAAGCATTTTCGGCAATCGACCGTTATCGATGAAAGTGGCAGATATTTTTTGCAACTAGGGTGGCAACGCGGGTTAACTCTCGTCCCTTCTATATTTAGAAGGTGACGGGAGTTTTTTATTTTCTCAAAAATGATAGGAGGTAGAAAGATGTTAGATTTAAAATTTTTACGTGATAACTTCATTGATGTAAAAGAAAAACTTAAAGGCCGTGGTGAAGACTTATCTGGTTTAGATTCATTTTTAGAACTTGATGAAAAAAGAAGAGATTTAATTAGTAAAACAGAAGTATTAAAGCAAAGAAGAAATGATGTATCTCAAGAAGTCGGGAAATTGAAACGAGAAAAGCAAGATGCAGACCATCTTATTCTTGAAATGAGAAGTGTTGGAGATCAAATTAAAGAAATTGATGATGAGTTGCGCGAGGTTGAAGAAAAGTTAAATGATATTATGCTTACTATTCCTAATATTCCGCACGAAAGTACTCCTGTTGGGGAAACGGAAGATGATAACGTACCTTCTCGTCATTGGGGAGATATAAAAGAGTACAGTTTTGAACCAAAGCCACATTGGGATATTGCAACAGAACTAGATATCGTTGACTTTGAAAGAGGAAGTAAAGTAACAGGAAGCCGATTCGCTTTTTATAAAGGAATGGGTGCGCGTTTAGAACGAGCATTAATTAACTTTATGATGGACTTACATGAAGAAGAGCATGGCTACACAGAGGTCTTGCCTCCATATTTAGTAAATCGAACTAGTATGACTGGTACTGGGCAACTTCCTAAGTTTGAGGAAGATGCTTTCAAAATTCGTGAAGAGGATTACTTCCTTGTTCCGACAGCAGAGGTACCTGTCACAAACATGCATCGTGATGAAATTTTAGGAGCAGATGAGTTACCTATTAGTTATGTAGCCTACAGTGCTAATTTCCGTTCTGAAGCAGGTTCAGCAGGACGTGATACAAGAGGGCTAATACGTCAACATCAGTTTAATAAAGTAGAACTAGTTCGCTTTGTAAAACCTGAAGATTCTTATGATGAATTGGAAAAATTAACTGGTCATGCAGAGAAAGTATTACAACTTCTCGGCTTACCGTATCGTGTAATGAGCATGTGTACGGGAGATTTAGGATTTACAGCTGCGAAAAAATACGA is a window of Lottiidibacillus patelloidae DNA encoding:
- the pdxT gene encoding pyridoxal 5'-phosphate synthase glutaminase subunit PdxT is translated as MVKVGVLGLQGAVREHVKALQESGAEAFVIKRVEQLDDIDGLVLPGGESTTMRRLMDLYGFMDALKDFAEQGKPIFGTCAGMILLASDIEGQDDAHLKLIDMKVARNAFGRQVDSFEVDLPVKGVGNDFNAVFIRAPYVISVGEETEVLATYNDNIVAVQQGTFLAAAFHPELTEDYRMHEYFVDMVKTIKEDTCQFL
- the serS gene encoding serine--tRNA ligase, translating into MLDLKFLRDNFIDVKEKLKGRGEDLSGLDSFLELDEKRRDLISKTEVLKQRRNDVSQEVGKLKREKQDADHLILEMRSVGDQIKEIDDELREVEEKLNDIMLTIPNIPHESTPVGETEDDNVPSRHWGDIKEYSFEPKPHWDIATELDIVDFERGSKVTGSRFAFYKGMGARLERALINFMMDLHEEEHGYTEVLPPYLVNRTSMTGTGQLPKFEEDAFKIREEDYFLVPTAEVPVTNMHRDEILGADELPISYVAYSANFRSEAGSAGRDTRGLIRQHQFNKVELVRFVKPEDSYDELEKLTGHAEKVLQLLGLPYRVMSMCTGDLGFTAAKKYDIEVWLPSYNTYREISSCSNFESFQARRASIRFRREAKGKPEFVHTLNGSGLAIGRTVAAILENYQQEDGTVMIPEVLRPYMGNKEVIK